In Acropora muricata isolate sample 2 unplaced genomic scaffold, ASM3666990v1 scaffold_750, whole genome shotgun sequence, the genomic window tattgttttaataGTCGATTTGAGACCCTTCCTGGCTGCCAGGTGTATACCCTCCGCTTATTAAATATATACTAAGGTCTCCTTCGCACGTCAGTCAATACTGGTAGAAAGCAAAAgaataacatgtaaatcaaaTCAGAAACAAGTCTTAATAGGGAACCAAATTTAATTCATGTTCACATCAATCTTAAAAAATCACGCCACGATTTACTGCTGAGAACTCACACTGTTGCAGAAAACATTATTTCTTGTTGTTCGTACGACAGGAATGCACACGATCATTTCCGGCTGTTCTTGTGTCATATTTATGGACTTGACTGTTTGTCATAAAAAGATTAAGGAAACGTGATAAGAAGCTACGTATACAATACGACTGAATACCTCTGAATTCTAGTTTTGTTGCTCCCTCTTTGAAGACTGTGGTTAGTGATAGCACGCAAAAAAAAGACTTACTTCCTCCGCTCACTTACAAACTTGACTTAACTTCCTGGATTGGTTCCAGGTCATTTATTCAAGAAGCGTAGTGCCGTCCGAGGGGAGTCTGGTTATAAGATGAGTAAAATGATTCCCGGTTGCACGCTTTCTCGTGCTCGcaataatttttgcaactgctcgCATTCTCGTTAAAATgtgctcgatttctcgaaattTCGTTAATCCTGCTTTGTAGTTATTTTTTATATAAAAACGATAAATCAGTTATGATATGGTTaaaacaaaaaggttgaaaCATCCTTACCTTTGGTTTCAGTCTGTCTTCAACAGCTCAGCCTTTAAGCCTTTGGAGGCGCTGTGTGTATTATCGGGACAATACATGAAGCTCCACGACAAGCATTTCGTTTATTGGTTTATTCTTTATAAAACACGCACTAAAGTGCTCACTGCTCCCCATCTGCATTTTCTAAAGTGCTTACTGCTCGCAAGAAGAATCTAACAAAAGCTAACACGCTGCTCTCATGCTCGCAAAGACCATTCGATATCCCTCCTACAGAGCCAATTATTCAGCAGGGCACTCACAGGCAACGCAGGAAACTTGCAGGAATGTAGCAAATATTAACATGTtcaattataaaatagccagcaaagtcacgAAATTTCAGCCCAGAAAACTGCCAAGCTCGTTCTCAGGGTCCTTGCTCTCCCTCCCGGCCACGAGAGACTAGAAGAAGAAGATGGCATTCCCTCGCAGAAAACAGAACTGAgaagagagaggaccctgggaacacGCAGTGTCCTCCGTAatgctgatgacgcaatgaataCGTTGGGATGCATGTCTCTAAGctttcaatttattttatttatttatttatctattagTTACATCATCATGATTATAACGGATTACAGAAACGCCAAAGCCAGAGGCTTAAATGGCAATGGACAGGTTGTTTAGGATATACATAGTATTATTAATAATCCTATTCATGACAAAGTGAAACATAAACAATAAGGCGAAATACAATAATACCtgttgtaaaataaaaatatttaataataataataataggtaaCAAGTGTCTCAATAAATTCATAATGAGCGGAAACAATTACGCAGAGAGAGAGGAAGGTCACTCCAAATTCAGTTGGGGCCTTGTACTCGAAGCGAAGATGAGTATCTGTGAGAATAGATGACGGTGCAGGTTGTCTTTTTTTGCCTGGTAGGGTACTTGGGAAGATCAGAGTTAGGGATAAAAAGAAAGGAGAGTAGAATGGGCTGGAGTTGTTTTGTGAGAAGAAGTACAAAGCAACAGTGTTATAGAAGGTGTTTATAGAAGTCCTTCAAAATTGAATGTCTGGAGTTCGTTCATGGCTAGTGTCATATCGACTCCTCATAAATGACTCGAAAACTGAGGTATTGTTAATAGGGTCGTGTTAACAGCTATCGAAGCTCAATATTAAGGGCATTGAAGTCGGTGAGGCTCTCATCAAGCCGACTGGAGGTGTTCGCAATCTCGGAGTAGGGTTTGATTGTCACATGTCTATGAATGAGCATATTAGCAAAGCCTCTTTGGTCTATACAGCATCAAACAGAGTAGGAAATATCTTTCAATAGATGTTGGTTCATGCTCCGGTTACTTGTCATCTAGATTATTGTAATTCCTTATTGTTTGGTGTTCCTCATTATCAGATTCAACGAGTACAGCGCGTCCTGAATGCGGCCGCAGCTTGTGGTGTATGTCTTGTTCCTGAAGACAGTCACATCACTCGGCAGCACTGAAGCAATTGCACTGGTTACCTTGAAATATCGTATTATGTTAAAATGCTACTTCTAGTCTTTAAAGTACAGCTTGGAATGGCCCCTGTATATTTCATGTCTCTTTTAAAGCCGAAACCTGCTAGCAGCTATGGTCTAAGAAATCAGGACAACTTTCTACAGATCTCCAATACCAAGTATATGACATTTGGAGACAGCGCTTTCCTTAAAGCTGGCCCAACACTTTGGTACAATCTTCCACTGAGTATTAAAAATCACACTAACATTGAAACTTTTAAGAGTGAACTCAAAACACATTTATTTAGATTAGCTTTTTGTAATTAATCATCTATGtataacaaaataaattatatatttaattattatcattcatGTAAATATTCATAGCGCTATAGAATATTAATTAGTATGAGCGCTTTATGAActgtaatattaattattaataataattattatattattacaaattttaGATACATCAAGAATTTGTAGAGCTTTAAAGAGCGGGTAGGAGAGTGTGCACACGAGATGGAGAGTTAGTTGTGATCCGAATAGCCCTTTTCAATGGTTTGGAGGAACTAGACCGGTGAAATAATGTCAATATTATAATGGTTAGCTTGCGTCAGGCGAGTGTTAGATATTCATATTTCCCTCGAAAAGCTAGAGTAGTACTCGGCCATCGCCTGGTGCGACTCTAAGGCCTCTTCTGTGCCTAGCAACTTCCCAAGAGTATCCATAACTCGTTCAACTCGCGCTAACCATAAACAATGGTGAAATATATATCAATAAACTGGAGTGTTCCTTAACTGTCAAATCCCTTTTTGTTCACTATTGACAAACTCGATTAAtcaaaatatttaacaaattaCTTTAAATCGATCGAATTCTTTCATGACAGGGAAATTACCACATAGAATATTCACATAGAATCTTCAGCACAGGTCTACCAATTATTTAAACGTAGCTTTAGCTTCAGCTGCGTCTTTTTAAGAACTCTTAACCAGAAAGTATCGGAATAAATGAACCACTGATATGGCATCCTCACTCGAAAAAACTTTcatatattatttttaattgtaATGATATTGTCggtatccggtcatctcgccaccagggaatctcgccaccaaccatctcgccaccaaggaaccacctcgccaccaaccaacccGCCACCAAGCCACCAAGTagtcgaggtaaaatagccgaggtgaattagctgtgccaacgagagtaatttagtcgaggtgaattagctgttcgagcgAGAGTAAATTGgtcgaggtaaaatagccaaggtgaattagctgttcgtaCGAGAGTTAAGTAGTCGAGGTCAATTTCGttggctgtttttttgttttttttgtttagtttgtgttttagagtcgtttaaatattgagacacaactaagctattatTAGTGGTGCATAGCGCTGGTGCAACACCTCGTTCAGCGTAACTCTAGCTCTTGTTCGAAGAGCTAATTCCCCACGGCTTACCtcgggcgcgatccattcaaccaaaatttccggaaaagtttcgaaaaaactggtccaccttttgaggtggtcctcttttcccggtcggaccagttggaattttggttgaatggatcgcgcccctcGGCTACTCTCGTTCGAACACCGTGGCTATTTTAATGTCATTCGAAGAtgtaattcacctcgactaattttctctctctttcgaacagctaattcacctcggctaatttactctctttcgaacagctaattcacctcggctactttactctagtggttggtggcgaggtggttccttggtggcgagatggttggtggcgagattccctggtggcgagatgaccggtaaccATATTGTCTTATAATAATTAGAGTACTAAAGActaaagaaaatagaagcagaagtcgacacaacgtagaaggattttgtttgaggtgtactatatttcggctggccaaaccagccttcttcaggtacaatgagaatttaaCATTGGGACGTGGTTTTtatgtacctgaagaaggctggtttggccagccgaaatatataTAGTACACCTGAAACAAAacccttctacgttgtgtcgacttctgcttccattttcttcattctatacgtgaagccgattagatcactattgatccaacgcacaccagcgggatcatcgttccggttgtttgcttaaacgttctAAAGACTAAGTCTTTTAGTGAATtttaataagaaaaattgctataACTAATATTACTACTTCTGATACTACCACTGCTACAACAAATCCTGTtttcaatttaacaaattgacgtcagtttttcatgcgtctgtcctgttattgatcatgaatttcgtcataacattgtcaaagtagctgtggatccacgaggcgatagccgagtggatccgcagactactttgacaatgttatgacgaaattcattgtcaataacaggacagacgcatgaaaaactgacgtccatttgttttttacaataacagaaaggtagaacgGACAAAATttagtcaaaacgcgagacaaaaatgcgcgagaaacttcaaagtttattcaatctgacgcgaacaaaatcataattctcctcgctctcttattggctaattgaaaaaacggacgctttctattggttaaaaagtgacagatcgacatttcaaattttctgctctcgctcgttgcgtcaatatcgcataaattataaatttcatgtgtctgtccgcttattgacaataaaaattagccaatgagcgcgtgaggatttctgcagttattgtaaaaagtcGTTTGGAAAATCGTTTGAAACGGTTTtccaataggccaatttcgatattttaaaattaacaatagacctcagcaggAGAGCTTGGGAAATAAACGCACAAATACTGTATTTTACTCCCCGGAGCCTCGTACTGAGGTCTATTGACATATTTTGCATCGAACTccgccccgcccccccccccccaaaaaaggaGGAAATAACTCAATCATCATATCCATACTGCTAGCAATATAAGTGTCAATTAGATGTTGGAAACCTTTAAAATTTTACATGACACCGTTCCATCTGATGTAACAGGTCTTCTgattggctcctaaatattctTGTTGGTGGTATGCATGACGACCGTCTGATAAAAAATTTGTTCCTGGAGACAAGAAGTGAGTATGGTcagttttgtttcattttctcacATAAGTAATTATTTCTATAGGACGGGAACTATgtagacaataaagagattatAAAGCAAGCACAACGACGGCTACGATATTTTTTCTACGCTTTGCGCGTGCCTGTTTTTCGTTTATATGCATTTCGAAACCGTTCTCGTCCCTTCGACGACGTGACCTTACATATGCAATCATATCTTTAATCTCCCGGCcctgatgaaacaaaacaatgtgACTTCAATTCTATCTAAAAATTGCGAACATGATTCCTTTTAGTGGCTTAATTTAGAGAGGGTAGCACGTGATAGCAACTGGCTAATGGGCTTCTGGCCCTAAGTATATCTACTAATTACAAGTCAAAAATGCTGAATAACAACTTTTAATCATGGATGTTAAATAAAACGCGCGAATTAACTCGGCTTGGATAAATTCTGCTCGTAAAATGGCTTATTCTGCCTAAACATGAAATCGTAAAAAATAACACATTACTATTCAACCATCAACCATCACATTTGATGAATTTCTATGGAATAACAAAAACCGCGAATGTTTGGTATTTTATCACAGTAAACTGGGGCTCAAAGCAGGTTTGACACACGATGACACCAGCCACGTGATATGAccatcaccgtacgcatgcgcacaactgAATACATGGTCTTTGATGATCTCGATCCAATCTCTCTGTTTGAATCGCGCGAAAACTGCTTCCATACTCTTTGGTAATCATTGTCCCGGAAATGAAAGGCAatattattctttttaaaaacagtTTTGTGTATTTGCCGGGGCCAGTGGTCTGTAATTTAGTCTTGACACTGGAACTAGTTAACaaacagattccatgttgcttAGCGTCCGGTTGAGTAATAGACCACAGATGAGGTCAgagtgtggtaagaacaaaaatgtaGCACACGAGCCATTAGGCGATTGCGTCAATGATGTTCTTACCCAGGAGCCTATTACTTACctcattttgacgtcttctgtgatgTTACTGGACGGACGCAACGGCAACATGCAATGTTTTAcacaataaagaagtgaaaaagtcagTGACGTgatttatgcgtctgtcctcctGTTGGTCATAGATAACAACCAATCGAAAAGCGCGTAAAATTTAGTTCATAACAAGGACTAGAGGCTGCTGTGGCTTCGAATTAGTTGTGTCACAGATTAGTGTAGTGTACATACCTGAATGAATCGAATGAGTTGTCAATACTTGTGTGACTCTGTTATACCTCCGTGACCAAAGCCCTTTGGACCAAACTCTGCCGCATAGCATGGTTTGTGACAATATGGCTGCCCTTTCCGCTGAAGGAGAAAAAGCAAGTACATATTTTTTGCCACAGTGACGAATTGATTCATTTTCCTGTATCATTAAGAGTAGCCTCTGTATGAAACCTCAATTTAATTTAAGGTGGACAAAAACGCCTGAGCCCAGCCCCGTAGTGCGCCTTCAACCCATCTCGGCAGAGCCCCCCCAGGAGCTCATCTGATGGAGCCTCCACCTCCATTAATTTCAACCCTTTCTAGAGAAGATTAATAAATataaccattttcttttgtaaagcgcttgctgcctgctgtttgacgAAAGACAATACTCAGCTACTgtaatttctctattttcattggttctttcctctatcagcgcgccAGACCTCCTTAGGGAACCGTTCTTTATATAAATCTACTCTGGAAAGGATTGACTTCAAGGGCTTGTATGGAAGATGGAGGTTCCATCTGAAGGGCTCCTGGTTCCCCTCAACACCGGAACTTCGACAGTTACAGACCTCTTTTCAGTGCGACGCGCCTGATCATGGCCACCTAACAACGTTTTTTACAAATTATCCGCCAATCAGGGTGGgcgaatttgattgacagtcacgccTCCTTGCAAAGTTCACATGTTTGTAAGTTGAACAGCGTTGCATGGATTGTTAAGTTGACGTATTTACACGtagttgtcaaatgtgaaagtCGGTGTTAACCCTTAACCAGAGAGAGGCCAATAGGTCTGAATAACATAAGTACAAATCAAGAATAAATACGCTGCCATTAATGAAGGTGGATTATTCCCCGCTTGCGAGGCCGAATGTTAACAAGACCGGGAAACAGTCCTCTATGACCATAGAGATAAGGCTGTATACATGCGTAACGCAAAGCATATACCACGTGGTTTAGCAGGAGCccaccttgtttttttttttaaattagtgTTATTTGCTCAATTATCACCTAGAAAAACTTCCATTCATCCCAATTTGTCCCCCTCTGTTTTCACGTTTTTGTATATTTATCTGCtccacttttgttttttttctttttgctttttcaactttatttataaTGGAAGCACTTGACTAGAGCGATTTCTTTTCGAAAGTGCCTTTTTTCATAGCATTAATACACTAGTTCAACAATCTTGTTTATACTGGCGAATATTTTCTTTAACTATGTTCGGAAGATATCTTGAAAGTAATTTCTGCAAGTTAGCTTTCTTTTTTGCAAAATATCACCAAACACTAAAAAAAGTATATCTCTTCTAACTCTTTTGTAAGACGTTTCGAACTGAAAGAGGTCAGCTTCATTGATTCCATATGTCATGTCACGCCACGCTGTACAACAAAGCCagggttttattgtttttgcttcGATACCAGAGAAAATATCATCGCTAGGATGGCGAAATAAGCCGGAAATGTGGCAAAAATCTTACCTCCGCGTGACTTCCCTTAGCAAGCTGACGGCCACACTTCTTACACTTTAAACACAGAGGATGGTACCAATTTCCTAGTGACTCTTTCTTCTCACCTGCAGCGATTCATGAAGGACTAACTTTAATTAAAACTGAATTATTAGCGCCAAGGAATTGCGTATCGACACACTGAATAAGCAAATATTACACAGTGTATGTAGTATTAAAATGTATCGCAAAAGTATCGCAAAAATTCATGATAATTTCTTCGTTTCCTTGCAAGACTTTCAACATTTGACACGCCTGCAGACTTTCGACTTGCGCAAACGATTGTCTCGTTAAAAAAAGCGTGTCTACAATTGTTAAAAAATAGCAAACGAGACTTGAACGTTCTTTAAATACTTTGCCTTACCCATATAAACGGTCTTTTCACAAGTGGGACACTTTCTGGACATTTTGAATTCCTTATGTATTCCTctataaataatttttcaacCTAAAGATGTAGATGAAAGCGAGTCACGTTTTACTTCAAGACAAACACCTGTTCACGACGATTGATCTGCTGCAAGTCAATTTGAATCCCGAGTATATTTGCATTTGACCACTCcgttcgaccaatcagatttcttTTCTCCGACAGTGCCGAATATTCAGGCTAGAGAGAGACAGAAGGTAAAATCAATCGAAAATGCCAGCGTTATATGattgatgttttgatttctgTCTATTTTTTGCGCCGAAATGCAAGACGCCATACAAATGTTCACTTGGGCGCACCTTGCCTCACAGAAGTAATTGAAAGCTCTCATTGTAATCACTAAACGCGATTCTTATTTGTGAGTTAGTGTGGACCTAAAATGTCTTCATCTTGTTATTTAAGGGATACAATATAAGGAGGCAGGAAATTCATAGGCTAAAGAGGAAAGGTCGAAATCCACAAGACTCAATTCAGACTGGAAACTGATGTCCGAAAAAGAAAACGATAATTCACATTCTTCACTTTCCACTACCGATAGTAATTAACTGCAAATCGAAACAGAACAAACTCTTTCGAACTGAATTTCATAACTTAATTGATATTGTTCGTGAACATCAGTGTCATTAACTGCAAATTGTCACCAAGATGCGGGATAgcagaaaaattattttaaaacaacaaaagaatgCATTGTATTATGCCTCGTTAAAAGAATTTATAATTTTCCACAATCCTGCAGCTCAATCAAATAATTGTTATCAGGGGTgagaatatgcaaattagtcacTCACTCGTTTACACACACTGATCCATGGCAACGGCAGACCGATTGATAACGATTTTCCGAAATAAGGCCGAAACGTGTCTATCGACTACCCGAAGTATTGCCGCGACGTTGAAATATAATTCGACTTATCCTCGAGGGAGTTCAGATGCACTCAGCACATGTGTAACTGAGACAAAGCTGATTGAAACACTCAAAGTGTCCCTACGATTTTAAACGTCTCAATCGAAAGTGTAACGTAAGATTACCGACGAAGCTATGTAGAGTTGACTGTTTTGCCAATTGTTTTCTAAAACCTCTGTCGACCGATAACACCGCGAGATTTTGTCGTATGTGCCACTCAAGCTCACCTCTTTCCTGAGTGAATCTCAGTGATTCTGGCGCCGGTACAATCTCGTGTAATTTTGCACTCGCTGCCTTAGCGGCAACTGCAACTATTAAACTAGTGTTTGATTTTTATCTAAAACGAATGCATTACTGCGCAGTTACTGAAACATAGAACCCAAAACGACCTTTttactgcacgtgcggcacgcactctagtacaattctttgacgtagtctgccaaatgccaacgtgaaatttccaaacttaaggttttaacgacattGTGAACACCCAACGATAAATCTTTCATCCTCTTTATTTAATTCTACGGCGTTCCTACCAGTCCACCTGTAGCGTAACTTGTCAACAATAATAGAATGCGAACTAAAAGGAATAATCGCATAGTCACTaatgcgcaaatgtttatttttgagtgACGTTTTATCTGCAGTAAACGTCTGGCTACCTCCCTATTATTTTGTAATCGCAGAGAACGACCCCTTAATTGACAAGATGTGTTCTTTGTGCCAATATCATTGACTCAAACGTTTTGCGCGCTAGGCGCCACCAATACAACTAACTGACAAGGCCAGGTTTACAGCTCTCACAGACGAACAGGACACCCAATAAAGAACTTCAATTTAATCTTTTGTTGCACGAGAAAGTAAGTGTTACATTTTTTCTGGACGCAAAAAGTCTGTTCGGACGGTTCGTGGAAGGTAAGGTGCAGGTATTCATTCCACAAAGAATGTTTACAATTCCTTTTGACCATCGGCTGTATAAATTCAATTGGAACTTCCTTCCAAAGCTCGTTGAGTTTGTTTAGTTCGTGAcactaagaaaaacaaaaagactcAAAATGGCGAAAATCAGAGAGTATTGGAATCTTTGCCTTTAAAATAGACAACGATCAGAACACAACAAACAAGGTTGTTAACGTTCATTGATGGGGTGCTCTTGAGTTCTTTGATCtgaaaaaacgaaaataaaCAGTCCTTAAAAATTATTCATCAAATTGAAACTCAAACATAGGAACTAACTAAAGGCGATAGAACACTTTCACGAACCATATGCAACTCTTACCCCTTGAAAAACTCCAAAACATCCTGGTGTGGCGCAATCTTCCCTTAAATTAATATAAGCGCGTGAGTTAAATAAAACCACtttcaaacaaatgaaaggttGGGGAAGGAAAACACTTAAATTTGACATCAATCAGGTCGATGAGGGCCGAATTTCCACCGTGAATTGAAATAAAGATGCTGATAGTTGGCCCTTAGGCCAAGCAAATGACATCTACTAACAATACCTGCCAAAATCCACACTTGCCTGACCCTGATGCCATCTTCACTTCAAAATTAGACTCATTTTTGCTGAATTAAGCTTAATCGTATTGATTCCCAATAGTTTGCAGACTTGCCTCAATTTATTGCTACATGGTCTATTGTGGATACTAGTCAGCTTGTAAGTTTAGCAAACATAAAATCCATGCTTGATGAAAGCTGGTCATTCTCCTGGTGAAGTGAGGCCTTGAGAAGAAATTTGTTAGTGAATGACATTTCAATGACCTATGCAGCTGTCTGAAGATGACTTAAGATCTGCAACATGTCAATCACTAGCAACTTCCCTCACAAACACTATCAGATTTGATCAAAGTATGTCCCTCTGGGTCAAGACCTCTTTCAGTAAAATCTTTCATCCTCTTACCAATCTGTTGTCATCAGGGATCAAAATATCTCAGTCGTATTTATGAGATTCTGTGCCACCGTGGCCATAGCCTTTGGGACCAAATAACGCACTGTAGCAAGGAATATGACAATAAGGTTTTCCTTCTCTCTGAAGAAGACAACAATAGagtcaaaatcaaaatgaaatcacaatattaaaaataaaatatagaaagaaaaattaaaagttacGTTAAAGGAAAGCAACTCCACATTATAGTAGCAGCAACATTCTCTACACCAAGATCAACTTGAATTTTCACAGTCCGTCTCTTGGTTCTTGAAGATCTTGCAGAGCAATGCTGATTGTAAAATGGCAAAGGAGACTAGCACATAAACATGAGACAGTGGTTGCATAAACGTCACCcttcttataataataatagcaacaaataataataataagagcaGATTTGAAGCTTCTGTTACTTTGAATTATAATGTGAAACACCAGaataattttctttgtgatGTGTACACTAATTATATATgaacttaataattattattaaactgatgatgattatgataattattattatgcaagcTACCTATCTATGCATGCTACTATGATATACAAGGATATAATGTAAAATACAGTCCTTTTCATGTGATTGAATAACAAATAGGTCTTCAAAAtaagaaaagtaaaaacaaaaagtgGAAAATAATAACTGTAATGCAATATTTATAGAGTGCTAATTCCCAAGGTTTCATGTCCTTACGTCaataattaaatgaaataaGCATGCAAGAGCCCCGAGAGTAAAAAGTGAACAGTAAATgctatgtgaagtgatatatgctatttaacaattagacccataGCCCAAAAGGGTTACAGGGCAATAGCCCACAAGGTGatgccgaatgggctattgatccatggcccttgagggcgaagggtctaattgttttagtatcacccaac contains:
- the LOC136907627 gene encoding cysteine-rich protein 1-like, whose protein sequence is MSRKCPTCEKTVYMGEKKESLGNWYHPLCLKCKKCGRQLAKGSHAERKGQPYCHKPCYAAEFGPKGFGHGGITESHKY